The genomic stretch TCGCGGCGCAGGGCCGGCAGGTGGCACGGTTGTGGGAGGCACCGCTGTCCCTGGTAGTGCCGCGTACCTACCTGCGCCACGCGGCGCTGGAGACCGCGCGCGCCGATTTCGCGCAGCAAGGTTGCCCCGTGTTCCTGCGCATGTCCGGCGGCGGGCTGGTTCCGCAGGGTCCCGGCATCGTCAATTTGAGCCTGGCTTACGCCGTCGGACAGCCCCCAGGCGCGCTTAGCGACGCGGTCTACCTGCACCTGTGCGCGGTGATCGGCGCCGCGCTGCGAACGCTCGGCATCGAGACCCACTGGCAGGCGGTGGCCGGCTCCTTTTGCGACGGCCGCTACAACCTCGCCTGGGGCCCGCCGGACGCCGCGCGCAAGATCGCCGGCACGGCCCAGTACTGGCGGCGTGCGCCAGCGGCGACGCAGGCAACCGACGGCCAGCGCCACCTGGTGCTCGCCCATGCGGTGCTGCTGGTCAGCGCCGACCCGCAACAGATCAATGCGCGCGCCAATGCCTTCGAGGCGGCCATCGGCAGCGATCGGCGTTACGACGCGGCCAAGGTGGTCAGCGTGCGCGAGGCGTTGGTGTCCGCCGGCCACGCCGTGAACGACGATGTCGCGCTGATGGCCGAGGTCGCCGCTGCGCTGCGATGGAGCCTCGGACAGCATCCCGCTCCGGTCTAGTCCGTTGCTACGGTGCCGGACAGGAAGCGGATGTCGCCAAAAAAAATCGCGGCCCACGAGGGGGCCGCAAATCGGGAATGCGAGGAGTGTCAAATTCCTCAGGAGACGTTATCGACGCAAACTGGCGTTGCGAGACCCCACTTGCGTGGGGTCTATGGATCACAAGCGTGAATGCGAGCGCGTGCTTACGCGATCAGGTAGGCTGGGGGCGGCTCTGGTCGGACAGAGGCGCGCAATTTGCGGACATTCGATTCCAGTTCGGCATGGGCCGCGTCGAGCCAGTCCACACGATGCCGCACCGGATCCCGGGCCGACAAGGCGCTCGCGGCGATTTCTCGCAGGAAGTAGCGGACCATGCTGCCAGCGCGCGCCGGCACCGGCATCATTCCCAGCAGTTGGCGGCGCGCCAGCAACCGGCGCGTGACCGCATGCTGGAGCGCCGCCCATGCGGTGCGGCCCAGGGCGATGTACAGCGCGTCGGTGCGCATCTGCCGCACGGCGCCGAGGAACTGTGTTTCGAAGACGTCGCGCAGCATCGGCGCGTCCAGCAGTTCTTCCAGCGCGCCGTCGAACGCCAGCCCGCGCCGCGTGGTGGCATGCGGCAACAGCGCGAGCGGCTGCAGGCGCTCGAAGCCATCGTTCCACAAAGCAGCGGCGTGTGGCAGACCCACCAGTTCCGGCACGCGGAAGTGGTCGAGCATGCGGATCAGGTTAGGCCGCACCAGCTTGCCGCCCAGTTCGACGCGGCGCTTGTTCTCGCGCTGGACTACGCGCCCCGGGGCATGGTTGTGCAGCAGCTCCTCGGTCACCGCTGCGGCCAGCCGCACATGCGCATGGCCCGGCGTGGTGCTGACCAGCACCAGCGATGCCTGCGGATTCAGGTATTCGCACGGCACGTAGTGCATGGCGTAGGTGCTGTCCCGTGCCACCACGACCGGTTTCGCGATGACGCCGCCGGCGCCAGCCAGCCGTATCTGCGCGCAATAGGCTTCAATGAAGTTGGTCAAGGCAATCCCCCCGCTCGCTTCGTTATTTAAGCGTTTTTATTGTTTTTGCTTTTCGCCATGGTAAGCCGGCGTTGCGGCGCACAGTGTGTCCGCACCGTCGTTTTGACCCCTTCCCGGACGCAATTTGGTGGGCCAGCCAACACAGCACATAGGGCATTGCGTCGAACCGGGCGGATCGCACCGTAGCGTATGGCGGCTGGTGGTCAGCACCGTGACAGCGCCGCCCAAAAGAAAAAAGCCGGGCACGATCTGCGTGCCCGGCTAACCCATTTGCTGACTCAGGTGGTGTCAGAACCCGAGGAATCAATGATAACGATTCTCATTATCTGCCGCAAGCCGTCATGCCATCGAGGTCTGGATCGAGAACTGTCCGGACAACGTCTTGTGGACCGGGCAGCGATTGGCCACCCGCAGCAGGTCTTCGAGGATCTGGGGCGACAGGTCGCCGCTGACCTTGACCTCGCGCTGCATCGTATAGGTGCCGTTGGCTTCTTCATGGCCGACCGAGACCTGGACGTCAGTGACCGCATAGCCCTTGCGTTTCGCATACAGCTGCAAGGTCAGGGTGGTGCAGGCAGCCAGCGCCGAGTCCAGCAAGTCATGCGGATTCGGGTAGCGGGTGTCGCCGCCGGCGGATGCGTCCAGATCGGCTTGCCACTCGGCGGTGCCGTTGGTCAGCTGGCAGATGCTGTTGCCCTGGCTTGGCTTCCATGTCGCTTGGATAGTCATCGAACGTCCCCATCTCATCAAAGAGCGGCCCCGCGGGCCGGAACGGCCATTCTATAAGTACCTGTCGCCACAGGTCAGGAGGCGTCGCAAGAGGCGCATCCGTGCCGAGTGCGGGCATTTCCGAGAAACCCCTTGCCAACCCCGCGACAGTCGCTTA from Cupriavidus nantongensis encodes the following:
- a CDS encoding lipoyl protein ligase domain-containing protein; this translates as MPFELVDPVAPAHAGGDPLQEELALLELAAQGRQVARLWEAPLSLVVPRTYLRHAALETARADFAQQGCPVFLRMSGGGLVPQGPGIVNLSLAYAVGQPPGALSDAVYLHLCAVIGAALRTLGIETHWQAVAGSFCDGRYNLAWGPPDAARKIAGTAQYWRRAPAATQATDGQRHLVLAHAVLLVSADPQQINARANAFEAAIGSDRRYDAAKVVSVREALVSAGHAVNDDVALMAEVAAALRWSLGQHPAPV
- a CDS encoding OsmC family protein — encoded protein: MTIQATWKPSQGNSICQLTNGTAEWQADLDASAGGDTRYPNPHDLLDSALAACTTLTLQLYAKRKGYAVTDVQVSVGHEEANGTYTMQREVKVSGDLSPQILEDLLRVANRCPVHKTLSGQFSIQTSMA